A stretch of Lathyrus oleraceus cultivar Zhongwan6 chromosome 6, CAAS_Psat_ZW6_1.0, whole genome shotgun sequence DNA encodes these proteins:
- the LOC127097144 gene encoding RAN GTPase-activating protein 2: MELNSQNRPFSIKLWPPSQNTRQTLVDKMITNLTTRSIFTQKYATLNREEAEENAKRIEDVAFATANLHYEREPDGDGGSAVQLYAKECSKLLLDVLKREPSKNRDNEVAVRDDTAVPRESVFDISKGKRAFIEAEEAHELLKPLKEPGNSFTKICFSNRSFGLEAAEVAQPILTSLKGQLKEVDLSDFVAGRPEAEALDVMRIFSAALEGSVLKYLNLSDNALGEKGVRAFGALLKSQSCLEELYLMNDGISEEAAQAVSELIPSTEKLKVLHFHNNMTGDEGALAIAEVVKRSPLLEDFRCSSTRIGEEGGVALSEALGNCIHLRKLDLRDNMLGVEGGISLSKALTKNAELREIYLSYLNLEDEGAIAIVNTLKESAPHLEVLEMNGNEITVDAVPAIVDCVATKQFLAKLILSENELKDEGAIQISKALEGLDQLKEVDLSSNEISSDGARQLALTVVQKADFKLLNINGNFISDDGVEELKAIFEKSPDMLGPLDENDPDGKGGDGESDEEGSVEDELESKMKNLVVD, from the coding sequence ATGGAGCTGAATTCGCAGAACAgaccattttcaatcaaattATGGCCTCCTAGTCAGAACACTAGACAGACACTTGTGGATAAGATGATCACCAATCTTACTACAAGATCTATTTTCACGCAGAAGTATGCAACTTTGAACCGTGAAGAGGCTGAAGAAAATGCAAAAAGAATTGAGGACGTGGCTTTTGCCACTGCAAACCTACATTATGAGAGAGAGCCAGATGGTGATGGAGGTTCTGCTGTCCAGCTTTATGCCAAAGAGTGCAGTAAGCTCCTCCTAGACGTGCTTAAAAGAGAACCTAGTAAGAACCGTGACAATGAAGTGGCGGTGCGTGATGATACCGCTGTTCCTCGTGAATCTGTTTTTGATATATCTAAAGGCAAAAGGGCTTTCATTGAAGCAGAGGAGGCTCATGAACTTTTGAAGCCATTAAAGGAACCGGGAAATTCTTTCACTAAAATATGCTTCAGCAACAGAAGTTTTGGATTAGAAGCAGCAGAGGTCGCCCAGCCAATTCTCACTTCCCTCAAGGGCCAGTTGAAAGAAGTAGACCTGTCAGATTTTGTTGCTGGAAGGCCAGAAGCAGAAGCACTTGATGTCATGAGAATATTCTCTGCTGCTCTAGAGGGCAGTGTCTTGAAGTATTTAAACCTTTCCGACAATGCTTTAGGCGAGAAAGGTGTTAGAGCATTTGGAGCTCTCTTGAAATCGCAAAGCTGTTTGGAGGAGCTTTATCTTATGAATGACGGAATTTCAGAAGAAGCTGCACAAGCAGTTTCTGAGTTGATTCCTTCAACAGAGAAGCTCAAAGTTCTTCATTTTCATAATAATATGACTGGAGATGAAGGAGCACTTGCTATAGCTGAGGTTGTGAAGCGTTCGCCTCTCTTGGAGGATTTCCGCTGTTCCTCCACGAGGATTGGCGAGGAAGGTGGCGTTGCCTTATCTGAAGCTTTAGGGAATTGCATCCATTTGAGGAAGCTTGATTTGCGAGACAACATGTTAGGTGTAGAGGGTGGGATTTCTCTGAGTAAAGCTCTCACCAAGAATGCAGAGTTAAGAGAGATATACCTGAGCTACTTGAACTTGGAAGATGAAGGAGCAATTGCTATAGTTAACACTCTTAAGGAATCAGCTCCTCACCTTGAAGTTCTTGAGATGAATGGAAATGAAATTACAGTTGACGCTGTTCCTGCTATAGTAGACTGCGTAGCAACAAAGCAGTTTCTAGCTAAGTTGATCCTCTCGGAGAATGAACTCAAGGATGAAGGTGCCATCCAGATAAGTAAAGCTCTAGAAGGACTTGACCAGTTAAAGGAAGTCGATCTAAGTTCCAACGAAATAAGCAGTGATGGGGCTCGACAATTGGCTCTCACCGTGGTGCAGAAGGCTGATTTTAAACTTCTCAACATTAATGGAAATTTCATTTCTGATGATGGCGTTGAAGAGTTGAAGGCCATATTTGAAAAATCTCCGGACATGCTGGGTCCATTAGATGAAAATGACCCTGATGGAAAAGGCGGTGATGGAGAATCTGACGAAGAGGGTAGTGTGGAAGATGAACTGGAATCCAAAATGAAGAACCTTGTGGTTGATTGA